The following coding sequences lie in one Apium graveolens cultivar Ventura chromosome 3, ASM990537v1, whole genome shotgun sequence genomic window:
- the LOC141715182 gene encoding uncharacterized protein LOC141715182, translating to MKAGSKPISSPSRAEKFPPPLMSFLRSNVGSKSRGKSRSGPLFFRKRNVTAVSETQEPSSPKVTCIGQVRVRRSTRKNSGKSRPSSVKCPNLWFPKNIFCNPKKANLGTFRPVLRKWVSFFRFGYCRKVNVQGVSPISDRGNVYEDSATETTNEESEAEVAEEIFGSTTPPKNAFLLTRCRSAPYRSSSLACRFLGSPLTSPETEENLHNEEHEKQRIEEVQSSTNGRSGEVSTQSLKDDATLLEPLILTRCKSEPARTGERLMN from the coding sequence ATGAAGGCCGGTTCAAAACCGATATCGAGTCCGAGCCGAGCCGAGAAGTTTCCACCACCGTTAATGAGTTTCTTAAGAAGCAATGTTGGGAGTAAAAGCAGAGGAAAGTCACGTTCAGGGCCTTTGTTTTTCCGCAAAAGAAATGTGACAGCCGTCTCCGAAACACAAGAACCATCTTCGCCGAAAGTCACTTGTATTGGCCAAGTCCGAGTACGTCGTTCGACTCGAAAAAATTCGGGCAAGTCAAGGCCTTCTTCGGTGAAATGCCCCAATCTCTGGTTCCCGAAAAATATTTTTTGTAACCCAAAAAAGGCCAATCTGGGGACTTTTAGACCGGTTTTGCGCAAATGGGTCTCGTTTTTTCGATTCGGGTACTGCAGAAAAGTTAATGTTCAAGGAGTTTCACCAATTTCTGATCGGGGAAATGTGTATGAAGACAGTGCAACAGAGACAACAAACGAAGAAAGTGAAGCAGAAGTAGCTGAAGAGATTTTTGGTTCTACAACGCCGCCTAAAAACGCGTTTTTATTAACGCGATGTAGATCTGCACCGTACAGATCTTCATCGTTAGCCTGCCGTTTCTTGGGCTCGCCTTTAACGAGCCCTGAGACGGAGGAAAATTTACATAATGAAGAACACGAAAAACAACGTATAGAAGAGGTCCAGAGTTCGACAAATGGAAGAAGCGGTGAAGTGAGTACGCAAAGTTTAAAGGATGATGCAACTCTACTGGAACCTCTAATACTAACAAGGTGCAAATCAGAGCCAGCAAGAACAGGGGAGAGGCTCATGAATTAA
- the LOC141713587 gene encoding beta-1,4-xylosyltransferase IRX9-like isoform X3: MEKSKKKLQLWKKAVFHFLLCFITGFFTGFMPTGDKSWTFFDHVVTTTRSEFSLQPLEIPSYHNLNRSLLDGTHRAVLMRSNESLHTGTLKQEQAQELGTDKLNSGRLVIIVTPTSTKNHLRGVLLMRLANTLKLVPPPLLWMVVEQQSDSSQVSEILRKSGVMYRHVVFKEKITDLEMEMDRQRNVALNHIEQHRLSGIVHFAGLDNVYDLSFFNEIRATEVFGTWPVAFLSANRQRVIIEGPVCDSSQVTGWHFKKPKNVTAATPGSNKSPLHISSFAFNSSILWDPERWGRQSSIQDTSQAILQSDNEISQC, translated from the exons ATGGAGAAGTCAAAAAAGAAACTTCAGTTGTGGAAGAAGGCTGTTTTCCATTTCTTGTTATGCTTTATTACAGGATTCTTCACCGGGTTTATGCCAACCGGTGATAAGTCATGGACATTTTTTGATCATGTTGTGACCACAACTCGATCAGAATTCTCACTGCAGCCACTGGAAATTCCATCATACCATAATCTGAACAGAAGTTTGCTGGATGGGACTCATCGGGCAGTCTTAATGCGGTCTAATGAATCTTTACACACTGGAACCTTGAAGCAAGAGCAAGCACAAGAACTAGGCACTGATAAATTGAACTCTGGAAGGCTTGTCATCATTGTTACTCCAACAAGTACGAAAAACCATCTTCGAGGAGTACTTTTGATGAGGCTGGCAAACACATTAAAGTTAGTGCCTCCACCATTGCTATGGATGGTTGTTGAACAACAGTCCGATTCTTCTCAAGTATCTGAAATATTAAGGAAGAGCGGTGTTATGTATAGGCATGTAGTATTTAAGGAGAAAATTACAGACCTGGAAATGGAGATGGATCGCCAGAGAAATGTTGCGCTTAATCACATTGAGCAACATAGGCTGAGTGGCATTGTTCATTTTGCTGGACTTGACAATGTCTATGATCTCAGCTTCTTCAACGAGATCAGAGCGACCGA GGTATTTGGAACATGGCCAGTGGCATTTCTATCAGCCAACAGGCAGAGGGTAATAATAGAAGGACCTGTATGCGATTCCTCACAAGTTACAGGATGGCATTTCAAGAAACCGAAGAATGTTACTGCAGCAACTCCAGGCAGTAATAAGTCCCCTCTTCACATTTCAAGCTTTGCATTCAACAGCTCCATACTCTGGGATCCTGAGAGATGGGGCCGTCAGTCCTCCATCCAAGACACTTCACAG GCCATCCTGCAATCAGATAATGAAATTTCACAATGCTGA
- the LOC141713587 gene encoding beta-1,4-xylosyltransferase IRX9-like isoform X1, whose amino-acid sequence MEKSKKKLQLWKKAVFHFLLCFITGFFTGFMPTGDKSWTFFDHVVTTTRSEFSLQPLEIPSYHNLNRSLLDGTHRAVLMRSNESLHTGTLKQEQAQELGTDKLNSGRLVIIVTPTSTKNHLRGVLLMRLANTLKLVPPPLLWMVVEQQSDSSQVSEILRKSGVMYRHVVFKEKITDLEMEMDRQRNVALNHIEQHRLSGIVHFAGLDNVYDLSFFNEIRATEVFGTWPVAFLSANRQRVIIEGPVCDSSQVTGWHFKKPKNVTAATPGSNKSPLHISSFAFNSSILWDPERWGRQSSIQDTSQQKTMKFVEKEVLEEETEVKGICSKIMLWNLLIPTKHSHPTALFSS is encoded by the exons ATGGAGAAGTCAAAAAAGAAACTTCAGTTGTGGAAGAAGGCTGTTTTCCATTTCTTGTTATGCTTTATTACAGGATTCTTCACCGGGTTTATGCCAACCGGTGATAAGTCATGGACATTTTTTGATCATGTTGTGACCACAACTCGATCAGAATTCTCACTGCAGCCACTGGAAATTCCATCATACCATAATCTGAACAGAAGTTTGCTGGATGGGACTCATCGGGCAGTCTTAATGCGGTCTAATGAATCTTTACACACTGGAACCTTGAAGCAAGAGCAAGCACAAGAACTAGGCACTGATAAATTGAACTCTGGAAGGCTTGTCATCATTGTTACTCCAACAAGTACGAAAAACCATCTTCGAGGAGTACTTTTGATGAGGCTGGCAAACACATTAAAGTTAGTGCCTCCACCATTGCTATGGATGGTTGTTGAACAACAGTCCGATTCTTCTCAAGTATCTGAAATATTAAGGAAGAGCGGTGTTATGTATAGGCATGTAGTATTTAAGGAGAAAATTACAGACCTGGAAATGGAGATGGATCGCCAGAGAAATGTTGCGCTTAATCACATTGAGCAACATAGGCTGAGTGGCATTGTTCATTTTGCTGGACTTGACAATGTCTATGATCTCAGCTTCTTCAACGAGATCAGAGCGACCGA GGTATTTGGAACATGGCCAGTGGCATTTCTATCAGCCAACAGGCAGAGGGTAATAATAGAAGGACCTGTATGCGATTCCTCACAAGTTACAGGATGGCATTTCAAGAAACCGAAGAATGTTACTGCAGCAACTCCAGGCAGTAATAAGTCCCCTCTTCACATTTCAAGCTTTGCATTCAACAGCTCCATACTCTGGGATCCTGAGAGATGGGGCCGTCAGTCCTCCATCCAAGACACTTCACAG CAGAAGACAATGAAATTTGTGGAGAAAGAGGTACTTGAAGAAGAGACAGAAGTGAAGGGAATTTGCTCCAAGATTATGCTTTGGAATCTTCTTATACCAACAAAACACTCTCACCCCACAGCACTCTTCAGTAGTTAG
- the LOC141713587 gene encoding beta-1,4-xylosyltransferase IRX9-like isoform X2, protein MEKSKKKLQLWKKAVFHFLLCFITGFFTGFMPTGDKSWTFFDHVVTTTRSEFSLQPLEIPSYHNLNRSLLDGTHRAVLMRSNESLHTGTLKQEQAQELGTDKLNSGRLVIIVTPTSTKNHLRGVLLMRLANTLKLVPPPLLWMVVEQQSDSSQVSEILRKSGVMYRHVVFKEKITDLEMEMDRQRNVALNHIEQHRLSGIVHFAGLDNVYDLSFFNEIRATEVFGTWPVAFLSANRQRVIIEGPVCDSSQVTGWHFKKPKNVTAATPGSNKSPLHISSFAFNSSILWDPERWGRQSSIQDTSQKTMKFVEKEVLEEETEVKGICSKIMLWNLLIPTKHSHPTALFSS, encoded by the exons ATGGAGAAGTCAAAAAAGAAACTTCAGTTGTGGAAGAAGGCTGTTTTCCATTTCTTGTTATGCTTTATTACAGGATTCTTCACCGGGTTTATGCCAACCGGTGATAAGTCATGGACATTTTTTGATCATGTTGTGACCACAACTCGATCAGAATTCTCACTGCAGCCACTGGAAATTCCATCATACCATAATCTGAACAGAAGTTTGCTGGATGGGACTCATCGGGCAGTCTTAATGCGGTCTAATGAATCTTTACACACTGGAACCTTGAAGCAAGAGCAAGCACAAGAACTAGGCACTGATAAATTGAACTCTGGAAGGCTTGTCATCATTGTTACTCCAACAAGTACGAAAAACCATCTTCGAGGAGTACTTTTGATGAGGCTGGCAAACACATTAAAGTTAGTGCCTCCACCATTGCTATGGATGGTTGTTGAACAACAGTCCGATTCTTCTCAAGTATCTGAAATATTAAGGAAGAGCGGTGTTATGTATAGGCATGTAGTATTTAAGGAGAAAATTACAGACCTGGAAATGGAGATGGATCGCCAGAGAAATGTTGCGCTTAATCACATTGAGCAACATAGGCTGAGTGGCATTGTTCATTTTGCTGGACTTGACAATGTCTATGATCTCAGCTTCTTCAACGAGATCAGAGCGACCGA GGTATTTGGAACATGGCCAGTGGCATTTCTATCAGCCAACAGGCAGAGGGTAATAATAGAAGGACCTGTATGCGATTCCTCACAAGTTACAGGATGGCATTTCAAGAAACCGAAGAATGTTACTGCAGCAACTCCAGGCAGTAATAAGTCCCCTCTTCACATTTCAAGCTTTGCATTCAACAGCTCCATACTCTGGGATCCTGAGAGATGGGGCCGTCAGTCCTCCATCCAAGACACTTCACAG AAGACAATGAAATTTGTGGAGAAAGAGGTACTTGAAGAAGAGACAGAAGTGAAGGGAATTTGCTCCAAGATTATGCTTTGGAATCTTCTTATACCAACAAAACACTCTCACCCCACAGCACTCTTCAGTAGTTAG